acacacaaaaaaatgaaggaaggaaagaaggctgggagggagggaggaaaagagggagagagcgatggaggaagggagagagtcacagacatagtaaacaaacttatgggtatgggggagggtgggaagggggttgggaagggataaactgggagtttgagatgtgcaaatactaaccactatatataaaatagataaaaaaataaatttctaatgtatagcacagggaactatactcaatatcttgtagtaacctataatgaaaaagaatatgaaaacaattatatatatgtacatgtatgactgaaacattatgctgtacaccagaaattgacacactgcaactgactatacttcaattaaaaaaaagcaagaaagagagaaattcagagaaagacTGAATCTGATCAAACATTGTGATCTAATTCCCAGTATAAAGgtgggaaaaagaacagaaaacatgtTACACAACAGTTTTGAGGACACCATCAACAAAACTCTGACTGTAAAAAGTTCACAGGAGAATTGAACTAAACATTTCaaaaggcagagactgtcagATTGACAAGCAGAGTTGGTTACCGCTCTTTTTAATCAGTCTTCTCTCTTTAGTTCTCACTACagacactttaaaaacaaagatacaaagaATGAAAAGTGAGAATATGGAAAAAGACATAACATGCAAACAGGAAGTTTAAGCAAGCTGGGAAGGTCATAAAAATATGAGGCAAAACAGACTCCAAAGCAGTAGTAATGGAAATAAAGTAGGAAACTTCATAACAATTAAACGGTTAAtacaagagaaagacagaaaaactataaatgtatatgGACCTAATAAAAGggcttaaaaatacaaaatgcaaaaaactgagagaaataaatctACAGTCGCCGTTGGAGATTTTAACTCACCCCTCTCATGATAGAGCAACCAGACAAAAAAATACCAGTAAGAAAATACAAGACGTGACATGATGCCACCATCAATCAATCATAAAAATTTGGGAACAAAGAACCACAAAGACTCTAAAATAAGTGGAGTGGGTGGGTTGGTTAGACATTTATCTGCCTCTTCTTTTAAACTAGTTCTTTAAGTACTGTTCACACTTAATAACTAAGCATAGGTTTGTCACCGATCAGAAGAGAAAGACGAGAACAGGAGAGGTGTTAAGTTTAAAGAAAGAGTGGTCCATCGTTTATTTATACGGCGTTCAAACTCAGGCAAGCTTGCAAAGCCTTTTTTACATGCGTGATCTCACTCCATTCTTACACGTCCTTTGAAAAAGGCAGCCCGCGTTGccttaaccccattttacagacaaggaaatcaaGCGCAGAGGCTCACCTGCCAAACAGAACTGCAAGTTTGCTGCTGGGTCAAAGGGTGAACTTATTTAGATTATTCCCCTGGGTGACTCTACTGGGAGTGCAGTGAAATGCTaacaattttgtttcttcaaagTAAATTTTCTCCAGTATTTCCAAACACACAAAGCAATCGTACAAAGAGCATTAGCTCCTCAGTTAAGAATTCAGCTTTactgtcacacacacaccaaaagtGCCATAGTCAGATACCAGGCTGTTCCCCAAAGGACAAAGTCGTAAACGTTCACCCTGTGTCCGAACAGCCTAAAGTGAACACTCCTTGACGGAGTTGTTGGCAAACTAAGTGTTGACCACATTGCTGGTTACCCATAAAAACTGATTAAGCTGTGGTTTAGAAACAAATTTCAAAGCAAGCAGTCTGCAGAAAATATGGGACTGACTCTTCCAATTAGCAAAACTCAGACTCTATAGAtcattttgttactgattttagaCGACAAATCTTAGGGTAAAATGACTTTGTTTCTCAGCTTGAacgaaaatatgtttaaaaataaatatacaattcaAATATGTTCTAGGCAAGGACTAGTTATTTAAATActgtataaatgttttatttacactCTCTTCCATGTTCCACTGAGGCATATTTCTTTTAGGTACATGGGAGACTGTATCATTAAGGCTAATGGTGGttttctctagaaaaaaaaaatacatgaacaccaaaggaatatttttcagcttcttggCAAAACACAAAAGGGAGGGGAAATGATGTGACTTTTTAGTTccaattgttttcaattttttctgtCAGCTCAATGTTGTAAAATGTGTCCACATTTTATAGAACCTGAGTACATAAAATGCAGAGGTAAATCACTACTTTCTGTCTAAAGCAAACTGGCTTTTTACAAATCATTtgacttttacttaaaaaaagaaaagaaagaaagaaaagaaagaaaagaaaacatgctcTCCCCAGAAAATAACAGGCCAGTGGGTTCTTCTACCAGGGAGTCCGGTTTGAGGTGGGCAGGCCCCCCGCATGGACTCAGAGGGGCGCCCTGGCCCCTGCCGGCTGCGGCTGCCCCGTGTAGTCACCAGAAACAGGACTGAGCTGATCACGACACTGCATACAAGTTTTGAAGAAACTACCAAATAGTAACAACTCAATTACCTTTCGTGGcttatttttattccaaagcAATAACCGAGAAGGGAAGGTCTCCACGGCCCGTTTTGCCTTCACTGatccacctccttccccacaaACACCTACTGAAGGAAGGTGTTAAAGCAGCATGTGTTAAGAAGCATCACCGCTTCTAAAAATAATCTGGGGGAGCCAGGCATGAAACCCAAGTTCAGGTGTGCTTAACTACAGAATTGATTACTCAACTAGGAAGGGCGTTCTTTTGAACGCACAACTGGTTTTTAGCAAGTAAAAGGTATCAAGACCTGCACTGTGATTTTGTAAAAGTAGTTTAAGTCGCGTGAATTTAAGCGTAAAAGTAGTGAAAAACCAAGACTGCGTGCTTTTTCAGCCTAAAAATAACCAGGGGGTGGAACCAAACGGGAACCTACATTTCAGCAGAAAGGTGATAAACAGAGAGCCAAGCAGATACGATGCTGAACAACGAAGAAACCCCACTTAATGGCTTATGCTGACTTGAAAACAGAGCGaaaaattcaaacttttaaaaaattctttcttggAGGGAGGCTGCGGCGGGGCGAGGGGCCTGCCTCCCGCGCCGCGTTCTGCAACCTGACCCCTGCCCGCCGCACTCGCCCGGCGATCCGGCCGGCCGGCCACCCGCTCCCCTCGAGCTCGAAAAATTCAAACTTTACAAAGGTGAAAACAAACGCAGTTAGGTGTGTAGGTCACCCGCCAAAATAACCCATGACTATTAGAGTTGCCGTGAAGCTCCTCAGAACTGTTAAAACCTGACAATACGCAACCACTCTGATTCACCTTCGATTCCAATAACTGACAGAAATTTCTCACCTAATTTTGGCATCAAAAAAATGAGTTTGTTGATCAGAATCGTGAAACTTAAAATTTCACTATAATTTGCTAATTTAATAGTAAAAAAGCCATTTAATATCGTACGCCAATCACTCACCAAGGAAGTGGGAGAAGGAGACGGCGTTTGGAGTTGCATCGGAACACAATGTTTACAACAACATAAAATATCCAGAAAGGTAAATCAAAAGCCAATAAATATCCAGTCTACatgaaatacaggaaaagaggagaaaacactgAGAGTACCTTGCTGTACCACGGAGACAGGAGCCATGATCCCTTCCTAGGTTACTCTTTGGATATGTAATGCAGTTGGCTTTAATTGCTTAAGAGTGTGTGATACAATTAGGGAGAATCTGTCTTTAATTTAGCTCTGAAAGAAGCACGAATGCACGAAAACTCTAATCACAGACCACTGTGGATTGTTAGAGCAATTAAGAACACAATGTCCAGCCTTGAAAACCTTGCACACATATCACCTGCTAACCTTTGGATCCAGGTTTCAGACTTGCAAAAACCTTGGGGTTCTTAAGGGCAAGCGAGATCTCgttaaggaaggaaataaagtgGGAGTCTCTTTCGGATTTCTTTGACTCAAAAATGACAACAATGGTAAAGTGAGGCTCTGGGCGGGTGAGGAAGTAGGTGCTCTGAACTTTGTCGTCATAGAAGTGGACCACTTTCTCCAAGCTGTTCAGGTCGGACGTGCGGTCTGTCATGATCATGATGACATTGGGCCAGTGCATGACAGGCCTGTCGCTGGGCAGAGACACCACGGCCGGATACTGATCCACGCCCTTTGGGGCCTCTCTGTAGGAATGGGGGTGGTGATAGCCGTGACCCTGAAAGCTCTCGGAACCTCGGTTGTCAAAGATTAAGGACACGTTGGCAGCATCGTATTTCCTGATGAAGCTGGAAATCTTTCCAAAGAGGTCTGGGTTGGCTTTTGCagtcagtgttttcatttccgAAGCAGTTGTCTGTCGGCTCAGTGCCTCGTGAAAGTAAAAGCTAAATTTGGCAAGAAGCATGTTTTTGAGTTTCATTAGCCAAAGGAAAAGGTGTGGGGGCTGAACGGCCTTCTGAGACTGCCCTCCAAACAGATGTTTCTTGGTCTCCCGTTGCTTTTCAAAGATCTGGCCCCAGGTCTGGAGCTTGGTGTGAGCGCTGTGTAAATTAACCAGAGACGGAAGAAACTTCCACTCGGAGACCTGAGCCTGGGCCTTCAGTAGATGACTCAGGACATCGACTTCCAGCTGGAAACTGCTTTCCAGGGGACTGAGGATGGGGTGGTGAAAtctaaaaggggaagggaaattTACAGAACTAAGTGGAAATGTGATACCCAGATGACATTTTctagcctcaaaaaaaaaaaaaaaaaaaaaaaaaaaaaaagcagaacagtgTGGTCAGACAACTAATATTATGTTTGGGGGCTGAGagtgaaggaaagatggaaggactccatgttgatttatttaaaagattgttCTGACCTAACTTCACCATCTCAGAATTATGTCAGCATCATAGACTCCCCTGGAAATAGCctgatgtcaaaaaaaaaaagagtggctaccttcttttccttctttttaaatacagagaAATTGAATTAGCTATCAgtctttcttatttcatttattctgggaattatatttattatgagaACATTATCATCAAAACAAGGCATCCTATgatttaaatgaaatgaaggaattTCTCCCTGGTGCAATCAGAATTATTATAAGAAGTGGGGGGGAAAGTAAGCACTTCTCTCACCAAGTGACTCTGTATCACTCTATCGTGCCTATATACCAGTAGTtaaaataactgacaaataaaatgcaatattgataactaaaaaaacaaaaaaacaaaaaacaaggcaTCCTATTTTCAGGGTGTCGTccaaaagaggcaaagaaaaggtcactaaaacatcttttaaatgtGTATAGAACACATAAACTTATTTAATGCTCTCAGTAACTCTAAAAGGTATTATTAaacctattttgcagatgagagtAGAGACTATAAACCAGTATCTGAAATATGGTATATAATCAATCAATGTTTATTAAAGGAATAGAACATTTACCAAAAGCTCTCATTCCATCCTAGTTCCCAAATTCCCTTCATATTTAATcgcagttaaaaacaaaatggtggCCTAATTAAAAAAGTCTTACACTTCAGTCACTTTCCATTTAtctcaggataaaatccaaaatccttaAAAAGGCTTACAAGGCCTTGAAGAATCTGGCCCCTTCTCAGCTGGAGCCGCATTCCCATTCTTCTCACTTTCTCCAGacattaaataattagaaatgtgACGCTATCATAAAGGTTAAGGTAATAGTGCTGTTGCGTTTCTACTTGTTCCAGACAGaatgtttttagaattttttgacCGTGACTTACAGTAAGAAATACTAGGTGACTAAGGACATATACCTGTAGAtaaataaaaggttttaaaatttcatattcacCCTTACTATGCAAAATGTACTCTTGATATTTAgtaatatatagagagaggactatatatattaatatataaattagagGACTACTcactaaattaattttatgattcATGGACTGCTACCTGCTGTTTGTAAAACATCTTTCTACTTCCCTTGTATAGTAGATTGAAGGGGGTGGGGACAAGATGTGTGAGGAGCCTCTctcccaggcagaggtgggaaaAGCGCACCCGCAAAGACCCTGAGGCCAGTAAGAGCTTGACCCGCTTCCATCACCACTACTTTCTGCTACTTTAGGTCTCCTCTTTAGAGTCACCTCCTTAGAAATGTCTTTTCTGTCCAACCCAGACTAGGTCGGGCCCCCTGACTACATCCTCTAGTTTCTTATGACCTG
This sequence is a window from Camelus ferus isolate YT-003-E chromosome 12, BCGSAC_Cfer_1.0, whole genome shotgun sequence. Protein-coding genes within it:
- the C12H12orf66 gene encoding KICSTOR complex protein C12orf66 homolog, with product MGESIPLAAPVPVEQAVLETFFSHLGIFSYDKAKDNVEKEREANKSAGGSWLSLLAALAHLAAAEKVYHSLTYLGQKLGGQSFFSRKDSIRTIYTSLHNELKKVASGRSALGGTIPHVEELLSHLSEQLCFFVQARMEIADFYEKMYTLSTQKFINAEELVGLLDTILKKYSSRFHHPILSPLESSFQLEVDVLSHLLKAQAQVSEWKFLPSLVNLHSAHTKLQTWGQIFEKQRETKKHLFGGQSQKAVQPPHLFLWLMKLKNMLLAKFSFYFHEALSRQTTASEMKTLTAKANPDLFGKISSFIRKYDAANVSLIFDNRGSESFQGHGYHHPHSYREAPKGVDQYPAVVSLPSDRPVMHWPNVIMIMTDRTSDLNSLEKVVHFYDDKVQSTYFLTRPEPHFTIVVIFESKKSERDSHFISFLNEISLALKNPKVFASLKPGSKG